In Hymenobacter sublimis, a single genomic region encodes these proteins:
- a CDS encoding CheR family methyltransferase has translation MTSESHLNPAAGSSSVPVPAEAAQPAPAVQPSLPTPTLGTKAAKLPIVALGGSAGSLEAFERFFAAMPATSGMAFVVVMHLLPNHHGDLAGVLQRYTSMPVVEVTDGLKVQPNRVFVIPPDRDLSLLHGTFLLLPPTQTPALRQPIDFFLQSLAKDAREQAICLIFSGMGSDGSTGLKLVMENYGMVMVQDPKTALYDSMPRAALATEFVDFVLPPELMPAKLLDYVERPLLARPTRDVYDEPTTMPAHALQKIFLLIRAQTGHDFSFYKRNTVFRRIERRMNAHQIKEFTHYVRYLQENPQEVDSLFKELLIGVTKFFRDPEAFESLKNHLRTLIQEREAGHTIRVWAPGCSTGEEAYSLVMTLLECLDEVAPTRYLKIQLFATDISPEGVSFARLGLYPDNITADVSPERLQRFFYKEDGHYQIRKEVRDLVVFALHNIHKDAPFTKLDLLCCRNLLIYLSAELQKSLLPVFHYSLNPGGLLFLGPSENITGSQDLFRPLDLKWKISLRNDTPTSFPRLTGLPFALAQHPTLAPPPTAPMSTAASTRREGGAFSSLVQNVLLRTYAPPAVVINPKGEILYVHGRTGRYLEPAPGLSGMNLFEMAREDLTYELSAAVHRASETREDVMVDNVRLRTDTGQQLLRLTVKVLEEPNSLAGLLLVVFEEQPTPRHVRKGSRPAPDLSRDEVVANLEKELQYTKYRLQTSLEEMESSLEEMKSINEELQSANEELQSTNEEAMTNKEEMQSLNEELMTLNMQYMVKTEELSESANDMKNLLDATEIAIIFLDNNMTIKRFTPPVERIIPLVATDVGRPLVHFASNLRYEHLLRDVRQVLERLTSISTNIQTTAGEWYSMRILPYRTLDNYISGAVITFTDVTGMKVLESQLQEAARFAESVVETVREPLLVLDGDLRILTASRPFLQSFRLTAAEAQGQLLPSLSNGAWDNPSLLRHLQELLAPATLTETATEAAFDSYVLESHFPELGRYRLVLYGRAILRGGHQTNRLLLGVETMEKII, from the coding sequence ATGACGTCAGAATCTCACCTGAACCCGGCGGCCGGCTCGTCGTCTGTGCCGGTTCCTGCCGAAGCCGCGCAGCCCGCGCCGGCCGTTCAGCCCAGCCTGCCTACCCCTACCCTAGGAACCAAAGCGGCAAAACTCCCTATTGTAGCCCTGGGCGGCTCGGCTGGCTCCTTGGAGGCCTTTGAGCGGTTTTTCGCGGCCATGCCCGCTACCAGTGGCATGGCGTTCGTGGTGGTGATGCACCTGCTGCCCAACCACCACGGCGACCTGGCGGGCGTGTTGCAGCGCTATACTTCCATGCCGGTGGTGGAGGTAACCGATGGCCTGAAGGTGCAGCCCAATAGGGTGTTCGTCATTCCGCCCGACCGGGACCTGAGCCTGCTGCACGGCACCTTTCTGCTGCTGCCGCCTACCCAAACCCCGGCCCTGCGCCAGCCCATCGATTTTTTTCTGCAAAGCCTGGCCAAGGACGCGCGCGAGCAAGCCATCTGCCTGATTTTTTCGGGCATGGGCTCCGATGGCAGCACCGGCCTGAAGCTGGTGATGGAAAACTACGGCATGGTGATGGTGCAAGACCCCAAAACGGCCCTCTACGATTCCATGCCCCGGGCCGCGCTGGCCACGGAGTTCGTGGATTTTGTGCTACCTCCGGAGCTGATGCCGGCCAAGCTGCTCGACTACGTGGAGCGCCCCCTGCTGGCCCGCCCCACCCGAGATGTGTACGACGAGCCCACCACCATGCCGGCTCACGCCCTCCAGAAAATCTTTCTGCTGATTCGGGCCCAAACCGGCCACGACTTCAGCTTTTACAAGCGCAACACGGTGTTTCGGCGCATTGAGCGGCGCATGAACGCCCACCAAATCAAGGAGTTTACCCACTACGTGCGCTACCTCCAGGAGAACCCCCAGGAAGTAGACAGCCTGTTCAAGGAACTGCTGATTGGCGTAACCAAGTTTTTCCGTGACCCGGAGGCCTTCGAAAGCCTGAAAAACCACCTCCGCACCCTGATTCAGGAACGGGAGGCGGGCCACACCATTCGGGTGTGGGCCCCGGGCTGCTCTACCGGCGAGGAGGCCTACTCCTTGGTCATGACCCTGCTGGAGTGCCTGGACGAGGTAGCGCCTACCCGCTACCTCAAGATTCAGCTGTTTGCCACCGACATTTCGCCCGAAGGCGTGAGCTTCGCCCGCCTCGGCCTCTACCCCGACAACATCACGGCCGACGTGAGCCCGGAGCGGCTGCAACGGTTCTTTTACAAGGAAGATGGCCACTACCAGATCCGGAAGGAAGTGCGCGACTTGGTGGTGTTTGCCCTGCACAACATTCACAAGGATGCGCCCTTTACCAAGCTGGATTTGCTGTGCTGCCGCAACCTGCTGATTTACCTGAGCGCGGAGCTGCAAAAATCCCTGCTGCCCGTGTTCCATTACTCCCTGAACCCCGGCGGACTGCTGTTTCTGGGGCCCAGTGAAAACATTACCGGCTCCCAGGACCTGTTCCGGCCCCTGGACCTGAAGTGGAAGATTTCGCTCCGCAACGATACGCCTACCTCGTTTCCCCGGCTAACAGGCCTGCCGTTTGCCCTGGCCCAGCACCCCACCCTGGCTCCGCCCCCAACCGCTCCTATGTCTACTGCCGCTTCTACCCGCCGCGAGGGCGGCGCCTTTTCCTCTTTGGTGCAGAATGTGCTGCTGCGCACCTATGCTCCGCCGGCCGTGGTAATTAATCCCAAGGGCGAAATTCTGTACGTGCACGGCCGCACGGGCCGCTACCTGGAGCCGGCCCCCGGCCTGAGCGGCATGAACCTGTTTGAAATGGCCCGCGAAGACCTCACCTACGAGCTGAGCGCGGCCGTGCACCGCGCCTCCGAAACCCGCGAGGATGTGATGGTCGACAACGTGCGCCTGCGCACCGACACGGGCCAGCAGCTGCTGCGCCTCACCGTGAAAGTGCTGGAGGAGCCCAACAGCCTGGCTGGCTTGCTGCTGGTGGTGTTCGAGGAGCAGCCTACCCCCCGCCACGTGCGTAAAGGCAGCCGCCCCGCCCCCGACCTCAGCCGCGACGAGGTGGTAGCCAACCTGGAAAAGGAGCTGCAATACACCAAGTACCGCCTGCAAACTTCCCTGGAGGAAATGGAAAGCTCCCTGGAAGAAATGAAAAGCATCAACGAGGAGCTGCAGTCGGCCAATGAGGAGCTGCAAAGCACCAACGAGGAGGCCATGACCAACAAGGAGGAAATGCAGAGCCTGAACGAGGAGCTGATGACCCTGAACATGCAGTACATGGTGAAAACCGAGGAGCTTTCGGAGTCGGCCAACGACATGAAGAACCTGCTGGACGCCACCGAAATTGCCATTATCTTCCTCGATAACAACATGACCATCAAGCGCTTCACCCCGCCCGTGGAGCGCATCATTCCGCTGGTAGCTACCGATGTGGGGCGCCCGCTCGTGCACTTTGCCTCCAACCTGCGCTACGAGCACCTGCTGCGCGACGTGCGCCAGGTACTGGAGCGCCTTACCAGCATCTCTACCAACATCCAGACCACCGCGGGCGAGTGGTACAGCATGCGCATCCTCCCCTACCGCACCCTAGACAACTACATCAGCGGGGCCGTTATCACTTTCACCGACGTGACGGGCATGAAGGTGCTGGAAAGCCAGTTGCAGGAGGCCGCCCGCTTCGCGGAAAGCGTGGTAGAAACCGTGCGGGAGCCCCTGCTGGTACTCGACGGGGACCTGCGCATTCTTACGGCCAGCCGGCCCTTCCTGCAGTCGTTCCGGCTGACGGCCGCCGAAGCTCAGGGCCAGCTGCTACCCTCCCTCAGCAACGGAGCCTGGGACAACCCAAGCCTGCTGCGCCACCTGCAGGAGCTGCTGGCCCCAGCTACCCTCACGGAAACTGCCACCGAGGCCGCCTTCGACTCCTACGTGCTAGAAAGCCATTTCCCGGAGCTGGGCCGGTACCGGCTGGTGCTCTACGGGCGGGCTATCCTGCGCGGCGGCCACCAAACCAACCGCCTCCTGCTAGGCGTAGAAACCATGGAGAAAATTATCTGA
- a CDS encoding PAS domain S-box protein — MNELEPEAYHQPIDVHAALRDLRAQAERRQLVTHSLGPDAPPEVQRLVQDLQTHQMELEMQYEELLLAQAEAEASRAQYMDLYDFAPVGYCTLAPDGTLAQLNLQACQLLGLLRQQLLGRRLALFVTLAYRHQFAEFVERIRQRQERQVLAVEMRRHDGQVLYVRLEGVAVSAAEGTPLCRLALIDITEQRRARRELELSERRFRILFDQSQDGMLLLRDNRFVDCNPATLRLLGLTDKSQLLGQHASAFSPERQPDGRLSFTLAQQYWEQAVRQGHCRFEWCRHRTDGKEFWEDILLTAIPETDGHVMHASWRDITAEKETTRRVRESEERLQMALAASEAGVWTIEYATNEITWNQRARSICGLPEAPSPAPLQLLQEIIHPDDRALVATCLGRAAAEEAPLDLEHRLLWPDGSTRYVSAFGKVLREQGQPVRFVGLMRDITLRREAEEELGYKNRLLSHILQNLPVILSQLTTEGHFLSVEGEGLRRIGLQNNELVGGPTLAQAFPSLAESARRLLAGQTVTFLDRTEYEGKPVVFLNYGFFDAQRQQAVLFAIDVTESEERREKLRAEKEFTKSLLDNTIDCVIALDTDLRVTAWNNKVAAVLGRPEAEMLGLPFEEALPGIAQDPTTKRLVYQALAGEPAAHANWAEHHLPMIMDLNFIPLNQQGVWAGVLILARDVTERNALQAEATRLKLRQQQEVLSAILTTQEEERRRISESLHNGVGQLLYATRLNLDNLPPSEQTRTSQHLLSEAIRATRDISFELTPSILEDFGLELALRELVKRIPAQSLTVDLNLSGLHHPLPRSLETTIYRSVQELLNNVMKHAGAQEVFVQVAREDGQVYVSVEDDGRGFETEGLDPATGIGLAGIRTRVGLLGGTFAVQSRPGQGASITLTFPVS; from the coding sequence ATGAATGAACTTGAGCCAGAGGCCTATCACCAGCCCATTGATGTGCACGCTGCCCTGCGCGACCTCCGGGCCCAGGCTGAGCGGCGCCAGCTGGTAACCCACAGCCTCGGGCCAGATGCCCCCCCCGAAGTGCAGCGGCTGGTTCAGGACCTGCAAACCCACCAGATGGAGCTGGAAATGCAGTACGAAGAGCTGCTGCTGGCCCAAGCCGAGGCCGAGGCCTCCCGGGCCCAGTACATGGACCTCTACGACTTTGCGCCGGTGGGCTACTGCACCCTGGCCCCCGATGGCACCCTGGCCCAGCTAAACCTACAAGCCTGCCAGCTGCTGGGGTTGCTACGCCAGCAGTTGCTGGGCCGGCGCCTGGCCCTGTTTGTGACCCTGGCCTACCGCCACCAGTTTGCGGAGTTTGTGGAGCGCATCCGGCAGCGGCAGGAGCGCCAGGTGCTGGCCGTGGAAATGCGCCGCCACGATGGCCAGGTGCTGTACGTGCGGCTGGAAGGGGTAGCCGTTTCCGCTGCCGAGGGTACCCCGCTCTGCCGCCTAGCCCTCATTGATATTACCGAGCAGCGCCGGGCCCGCCGGGAGCTGGAGCTGAGCGAGCGGCGCTTCCGCATTCTCTTCGACCAGAGCCAGGATGGCATGCTGCTCCTGCGCGACAACCGCTTCGTGGACTGCAACCCCGCCACGTTGCGCCTGCTGGGCCTCACAGATAAAAGCCAGCTCCTGGGCCAGCACGCCTCCGCCTTCTCGCCCGAGCGGCAACCCGACGGCCGGCTCTCCTTTACCCTGGCCCAGCAGTACTGGGAGCAGGCGGTGCGCCAGGGCCACTGCCGCTTTGAGTGGTGCCGCCACCGCACCGACGGCAAGGAGTTTTGGGAAGATATTCTGCTCACGGCCATTCCCGAAACCGATGGGCATGTGATGCACGCCTCCTGGCGCGATATTACGGCGGAAAAGGAAACCACCCGGCGCGTCAGGGAAAGCGAGGAACGGTTGCAGATGGCCCTGGCCGCCTCCGAAGCCGGCGTCTGGACCATTGAATACGCCACCAACGAAATAACCTGGAACCAGCGGGCCCGCAGCATTTGCGGCTTGCCCGAGGCGCCCAGCCCGGCCCCGCTTCAGCTCCTGCAAGAAATCATTCATCCGGATGACCGCGCCCTGGTAGCGACGTGCCTCGGCCGGGCCGCCGCCGAGGAGGCCCCGCTGGACCTAGAGCACCGCCTCCTCTGGCCCGATGGCAGCACCCGCTACGTGTCGGCGTTTGGCAAAGTCCTGCGCGAGCAGGGCCAGCCGGTGCGGTTTGTTGGCCTCATGCGCGACATTACACTGCGCCGGGAGGCTGAGGAAGAGCTGGGCTACAAAAACCGCCTGCTCTCCCACATCCTGCAAAACCTGCCCGTCATTCTAAGCCAGCTAACAACCGAGGGGCATTTCCTGAGCGTGGAAGGGGAAGGCCTGCGCCGCATTGGCCTGCAGAACAATGAGCTGGTAGGCGGCCCCACCCTGGCCCAGGCCTTCCCCTCGTTGGCCGAGTCGGCCCGCCGGCTGCTGGCCGGCCAAACCGTGACGTTCCTGGACCGCACCGAGTACGAGGGCAAGCCGGTCGTCTTCCTGAACTACGGCTTCTTTGACGCCCAGCGCCAGCAGGCCGTGCTGTTCGCCATCGACGTGACGGAATCAGAGGAGCGCCGCGAGAAGCTCCGGGCCGAGAAGGAATTCACCAAAAGCCTCCTCGATAACACCATCGACTGCGTTATAGCCCTGGATACCGACCTGCGGGTAACGGCCTGGAACAACAAGGTAGCCGCCGTGCTGGGCCGGCCGGAAGCCGAGATGCTGGGCCTGCCGTTTGAAGAAGCCCTGCCCGGAATAGCCCAGGACCCTACCACCAAACGCCTTGTGTACCAGGCGCTGGCCGGTGAGCCGGCAGCCCACGCCAACTGGGCCGAGCACCACCTACCCATGATCATGGACCTGAACTTTATTCCCTTGAACCAGCAGGGAGTATGGGCCGGGGTGCTCATTCTGGCCCGCGACGTAACGGAGCGCAACGCCCTGCAAGCTGAGGCCACCCGCCTGAAGCTGCGCCAGCAGCAAGAGGTGCTGTCGGCCATCCTGACTACCCAGGAGGAGGAGCGCCGCCGGATTTCCGAGAGCCTGCACAACGGGGTAGGCCAGCTGCTGTACGCTACCCGCCTGAACCTGGACAACCTGCCCCCTAGCGAGCAAACCCGCACCAGCCAGCACCTGCTCAGCGAGGCTATTCGGGCCACCCGGGACATTTCCTTTGAGCTGACGCCCAGCATTCTGGAAGACTTCGGGCTGGAGCTGGCCCTGCGCGAACTGGTGAAGCGGATTCCGGCCCAATCCCTGACCGTGGACCTGAACCTCTCGGGCCTACACCACCCCCTGCCCCGCTCCCTGGAAACCACCATTTACCGCAGCGTGCAGGAGCTGCTCAACAACGTGATGAAGCACGCTGGCGCCCAGGAGGTGTTTGTGCAGGTAGCCCGCGAAGATGGCCAGGTGTACGTGAGCGTGGAAGATGACGGCCGCGGCTTCGAGACGGAAGGCCTGGACCCGGCCACGGGCATCGGCTTGGCTGGCATCCGGACGCGGGTGGGGCTACTGGGCGGTACTTTCGCGGTGCAATCGAGGCCGGGGCAGGGAGCCAGCATCACGCTCACGTTCCCGGTCAGCTAA